In one Lolium rigidum isolate FL_2022 chromosome 3, APGP_CSIRO_Lrig_0.1, whole genome shotgun sequence genomic region, the following are encoded:
- the LOC124695827 gene encoding premnaspirodiene oxygenase-like, which translates to MADLLCQSLLVSVVVVVLLQILKLSLRPRARTPPGPWKLPVIGSMHHLVNVLPHRALRDLAAVHGPLMMLQLGETPLVVVSSREMAREVLRTHDASFATRPRLLAGEIVLYDCADILFSPSGTYWRKLRQLCAAEILSPSRVLSFRHIREEEVRSQVEDIHAAGPSTPVDVTMTFYGLAIGIVSRASFGKRQRKKSAQEFLSAIKSGVALASGFKIPDLFPTLRSVLATATGMRRTLEDVHRTVDSTMNEVLEERKAVRASCGASASAVEENLVDVLIGLQEKGGLGFSLSTNSIKGVILDMFVAGTGTLASSLDWGMAELMRNRRVMDKLQGEIREAFRGKAAISESDIEASGGLPYLKLVIKENLRLHPPVPLLVPRESVEACEVDGYMIPAGSRIIVNAWAIGRDPSYWEDAEEFRPERFEDCAVDFMGSDYEFLPFGAGRRMCPGISYAVPVLQMALVQLCYHFDWSLPEGVAEVDMTEADGLGLRRKSPLRLCATPFVSESKHD; encoded by the exons ATGGCCGATCTCTTGTGCCAATCTCTCCTTGTCTCCGTCGTCGTGGTGGTGCTACTCCAGATCCTTAAGCTCTCCCTCCGGCCGAGAGCGAGGACACCACCTGGTCCGTGGAAGCTGCCTGTGATCGGCAGCATGCACCACCTGGTGAACGTGCTCCCGCACCGCGCCCTCAGGGACCTCGCCGCCGTCCACGGCCCGCTCATGATGCTCCAGCTCGGGGAGACCCCTCTCGTCGTTGTGTCGTCGAGGGAGATGGCCCGCGAGGTGCTCAGGACGCACGACGCCAGCTTCGCCACCCGCCCCAGGCTCCTCGCCGGGGAGATCGTGCTCTACGACTGTGCCGACATCCTCTTCTCGCCTTCCGGCACCTACTGGCGCAAGCTCCGGCAGCTCTGCGCCGCCGAGATACTGAGCCCCAGCCGTGTCCTTTCCTTCCGGCACATCAGGGAGGAGGAG GTGAGGAGTCAGGTAGAAGACATCCATGCGGCCGGGCCATCGACGCCGGTAGACGTCACCATGACTTTCTATGGCCTAGCTATCGGCATCGTCTCCCGGGCATCCTTCGGAAAAAGGCAGAGGAAGAAGAGCGCCCAAGAGTTCCTGTCGGCGATCAAGTCCGGGGTCGCACTGGCCAGCGGCTTCAAAATCCCCGACCTTTTCCCGACCTTGCGCTCCGTTCTCGCCACAGCAACCGGCATGCGCCGCACCTTGGAGGATGTCCACAGGACGGTGGACTCCACCATGAACGAGGTTTTAGAAGAGAGGAAAGCCGTCCGAGCTAGTTGCGGCGCGTCGGCCTCGGCCGTCGAGGAGAACCTCGTCGACGTTCTCATCGGCCTACAAGAGAAAGGCGGCCTAGGGTTCAGCCTAAGCACGAACAGCATCAAGGGCGTCATACTCGACATGTTCGTGGCTGGAACTGGCACGCTGGCGTCGTCGCTGGACTGGGGCATGGCGGAGCTGATGAGGAACCGGAGGGTGATGGACAAGCTGCAGGGAGAGATCCGGGAGGCCTTCCGTGGCAAGGCGGCCATCAGCGAGAGCGACATCGAGGCAAGCGGCGGTCTCCCCTACCTGAAGCTCGTCATCAAGGAGAACCTCAGGTTGCACCCTCCGGTGCCGCTCCTGGTGCCCAGGGAGAGCGTCGAGGCTTGTGAGGTCGACGGATACATGATTCCGGCTGGTTCGCGCATCATCGTCAATGCGTGGGCTATCGGGAGAGATCCAAGCTACTGGGAGGACGCTGAGGAATTCAGGCCCGAGCGGTTCGAAGATTGCGCCGTCGATTTCATGGGCAGCGACTACGAGTTTCTGCCGTTCGGGGCCGGCCGGAGGATGTGCCCAGGCATCTCCTACGCGGTCCCCGTCTTGCAAATGGCGCTTGTGCAGCTCTGCTACCACTTCGACTGGTCTCTGCCGGAGGGTGTCGCCGAGGTGGACATGACGGAAGCGGATGGCCTTGGCCTCCGCCGCAAGTCGCCGTTGCGGCTCTGTGCCACGCCATTCGTCTCCGAGTCGAAGCACGACTAG